From Nocardioides daedukensis, the proteins below share one genomic window:
- a CDS encoding PaaI family thioesterase, with protein MSDYRIEEVTEEQLAREREVQGGLAATTRELIDAVLRSTVPDDEMIEIRKELAAITERLRASQIPSSHGVTINPEGGTSRNYGNAVVGMRNPIAPPLDITWHEDGLVTTDFHLGAAYEGPPGLVHGGVSALLLDQVAGEAAAAGHKAGMTGTLSLRYERPTPLGELHAEAKVDRVEGIKTIVVGHISDSEGPTVRCEGIFIMPRWARENGEGKPSIFE; from the coding sequence ATGTCCGACTACCGCATCGAAGAGGTCACCGAGGAGCAGCTGGCGCGCGAGCGCGAGGTGCAGGGCGGCCTGGCAGCGACCACCCGTGAATTGATCGATGCGGTCCTGCGCAGCACGGTCCCCGACGACGAGATGATCGAGATCCGCAAGGAGCTCGCTGCGATCACCGAGCGGCTGCGGGCCAGCCAGATCCCGTCCAGCCACGGGGTCACGATCAATCCCGAGGGCGGGACCTCACGCAACTACGGCAACGCCGTCGTGGGGATGCGTAACCCGATCGCGCCGCCGCTCGACATCACCTGGCACGAGGACGGACTCGTCACCACCGACTTCCACCTCGGAGCGGCCTACGAGGGACCGCCCGGACTCGTGCACGGAGGTGTGAGCGCCCTCCTGTTGGACCAGGTCGCCGGCGAGGCCGCCGCCGCCGGGCACAAGGCAGGCATGACCGGGACGTTGAGCCTGCGCTACGAGCGCCCCACCCCGTTGGGTGAGCTGCACGCGGAGGCGAAGGTCGACCGGGTCGAGGGGATCAAGACCATCGTCGTGGGCCACATCAGCGACAGCGAGGGGCCGACCGTACGGTGCGAGGGGATCTTCATCATGCCGCGCTGGGCGCGTGAGAACGGCGAGGGCAAGCCGTCCATCTTCGAGTGA
- a CDS encoding GNAT family N-acetyltransferase, with protein MTELITPDLQWYDEWRAAYDEFGGVHMDGSGYFGTPPPEPSRDDYAAMVENRLAQGDPSTQMDPGMVHCSFFWITEQDSFIGWLAIRHALNDFLLEQGGHIGYSVRPSRRREGHASRALGLAVPLSRELGIDRILLTCDADNDASRRTIEANGGVFEDERVGKLRYWIG; from the coding sequence ATGACCGAGCTGATCACCCCCGACCTGCAGTGGTACGACGAGTGGCGCGCGGCGTACGACGAGTTCGGCGGCGTGCACATGGACGGCTCGGGCTATTTCGGGACGCCGCCGCCGGAACCCTCACGCGACGACTATGCGGCGATGGTCGAGAACCGGCTCGCCCAGGGCGATCCGTCCACGCAGATGGACCCCGGGATGGTGCACTGCTCCTTCTTCTGGATCACCGAGCAGGACTCGTTCATCGGCTGGCTCGCGATCCGGCACGCGCTCAACGACTTCCTGCTCGAGCAGGGGGGCCACATCGGCTATTCGGTGCGCCCGTCGCGTCGCCGCGAGGGTCACGCGTCGCGCGCCCTCGGTCTGGCCGTTCCGTTGTCTCGGGAGCTCGGCATCGACCGGATCCTGCTCACCTGCGACGCCGACAATGACGCGTCGCGACGCACGATCGAGGCCAACGGCGGCGTGTTCGAGGACGAGCGCGTGGGCAAGCTGCGCTACTGGATCGGCTGA